From the genome of Psychrilyobacter atlanticus DSM 19335, one region includes:
- a CDS encoding DUF1385 domain-containing protein — MDRKKISVGGQAVIEGVMMKGPKALATAVRRPTGEIVYKTTKLKPSMNFLTKIPFIRGGAILFETLILGTKELSFSANEAGEEEEKLGDKELMMTVVAALALGVGLFMVLPSILSSFMFKDNRMNANIFEGILRILFFLVYIKAISFSKEIKRVFEYHGAEHKCIYAFENGEDLVKESAVKYTTLHPRCGTSFLLIVMLISIIVFSSLDFIIPQPDNMWMKVGLKAVLRIVFMPLVAGLAYEFQRYSSKHLENPLYKMIAVPGLSLQKITTKEPDLEQLEVSMVALRIALGMEVDNATEVFE; from the coding sequence ATGGATAGAAAAAAGATTTCGGTAGGTGGACAGGCTGTAATAGAAGGGGTTATGATGAAAGGACCTAAAGCGTTAGCTACAGCTGTGAGAAGACCAACAGGGGAAATAGTTTATAAAACAACAAAATTAAAACCATCTATGAATTTTTTGACTAAGATTCCGTTTATCAGGGGAGGAGCTATTCTGTTTGAAACTCTGATTTTGGGAACCAAAGAACTGTCGTTTTCTGCCAATGAGGCAGGAGAAGAGGAGGAAAAATTAGGAGACAAGGAATTGATGATGACTGTAGTAGCGGCTCTGGCTTTAGGAGTGGGGTTATTTATGGTTCTACCTTCGATTTTAAGTAGTTTTATGTTTAAAGATAATAGGATGAATGCAAATATTTTTGAGGGGATACTCAGAATATTATTTTTTCTTGTATATATAAAGGCAATATCTTTTTCTAAGGAGATCAAGAGAGTATTTGAATATCACGGAGCTGAGCATAAATGTATCTATGCCTTTGAAAATGGTGAGGATTTAGTCAAGGAAAGTGCGGTGAAATATACAACTCTACACCCTAGATGTGGGACGAGTTTTTTACTTATAGTGATGTTAATAAGTATAATTGTATTTTCAAGTCTGGATTTTATCATCCCTCAGCCTGATAATATGTGGATGAAGGTTGGATTAAAAGCTGTCTTAAGAATCGTATTTATGCCATTGGTAGCAGGATTAGCCTATGAATTCCAAAGATACAGCAGTAAGCACCTAGAAAATCCATTGTATAAGATGATTGCGGTGCCAGGACTTAGTCTGCAAAAGATAACAACTAAAGAACCAGATTTAGAGCAATTAGAAGTAAGTATGGTAGCCTTGAGGATAGCTTTAGGGATGGAAGTAGATAACGCAACAGAAGTTTTTGAATAA